The following proteins are co-located in the Dromiciops gliroides isolate mDroGli1 chromosome 2, mDroGli1.pri, whole genome shotgun sequence genome:
- the LOC122744434 gene encoding LOW QUALITY PROTEIN: zinc finger protein 500-like (The sequence of the model RefSeq protein was modified relative to this genomic sequence to represent the inferred CDS: substituted 1 base at 1 genomic stop codon) has translation MGSAPRGQTPALLGVDGLLVVKVEEDEEAVCEEVPDPESWRLRFHQFGHYGGAVGPQEALAQLQELCHCWLRPDIHTKEQMLELLVLEQFLTLLPWQLLVRVREEQLQRGEEVLGLLEGLDQGLEENGLQMSEILPWPQEQLNGDCGVDVLAARAESQPQTRPLPIAMADLTFADVTMSFLWEEWGHLGPRQKELYRDVLWESYRHMGALGIPVPKPDLIALIDGEEEAKDGEESMSGGARPGGGKRLCRLSPQEKDPQQRVLPAATSLQAKSPKQAMRRRASVEGPGNPCVPPAPQKGLLAATIPTLQLQFPPVKGAKGKFSAQQIPLPSEGGSPRCLKEKNLCKDLPVSTMGPKQYRCRDCGKSFHCKSPLVRHQRTHTREKTFKCPDCGKDFSQRSNLNIHQRVHPGEKPYACVDCRKGFSHQTTLRIHRRTHMKEKPYTCTECGKGFSXTSHLHVHQHVHRGEKPYKCLICGKGFKQSSNLQVHQRVHRGTVPSNRPE, from the coding sequence aTGGGCAGTGCCCCCCGAGGCCAGACCCCTGCCCTGCTGGGAGTGGATGGGTTGCTGGTGGTGAAGgtggaagaggatgaggaggctGTGTGTGAAGAGGTGCCCGACCCTGAGTCCTGGAGGCTGCGTTTCCACCAGTTTGGCCACTATGGGGGGGCAGTGGGGCCCCAGGAGGCCCTGGCCCAGCTGCAGGAGCTGTGTCACTGCTGGCTAAGACCAGACATCCACACCAAGGAGCAGATGCTGGAGCTGCTGGTCCTGGAGCAGTTCCTGACCCTCCTGCCCTGGCAGCTGTTGGTCCGTGTGAGGGAGGAGCAGCTGCAGCGGGGAGAGGAGGTGCTGGGCCTGCTGGAGGGGCTAGACCAAGGGCTGGAAGAGAATGGCTTGCAGATGTCTGAAATCCTACCCTGGCCTCAGGAGCAGCTGAATGGGGACTGTGGTGTGGATGTGCTGGCAGCCAGAGCTGAGTCTCAGCCTCAGACAAGACCCTTGCCCATAGCCATGGCGGACTTGACATTTGCTGATGTGACCATGAGCTTCTTGTGGGAGGAGTGGGGGCACCTGGGGCCCAGGCAGAAGGAGCTCTACAGGGACGTGCTTTGGGAGAGCTACAGGCACATGGGTGCCCTCGGAATCCCTGTCCCCAAACCAGACCTGATTGCCTTGATTGATGGAGAGGAAGAGGCCAAGGATGGAGAGGAGAGCATGTCTGGAGGGGCCCGGCCAGGCGGCGGGAAGAGACTGTGCAGACTGAGTCCTCAAGAGAAAGACCCCCAACAGAGGGTTCTGCCAGCTGCCACCTCCCTTCAGGCCAAGTCACCAAAGCAGGCTATGAGGAGAAGGGCTTCTGTGGAGGGGCCGGGAAACCCCTGTGTTCCCCCTGCTCCTCAGAAAGGTCTTCTGGCTGCCACCATCCCAACTCTACAGCTCCAGTTTCCCCCAGTAAAAGGAGCCAAAGGGAAGTTCTCAGCCCAACAGATACCTCTGCCAAGTGAGGGAGGGTCTCCTCGATGCTTGAAAGAGAAGAACCTCTGCAAAGACCTCCCAGTATCGACCATGGGACCCAAACAATACAGATGTAGGGACTGTGGGAAAAGTTTCCATTGCAAGTCTCCTCTTGTCCGACACCAGAGAACGCACACgagagaaaaaacatttaaatgtcCTGACTGTGGGAAAGACTTTAGCCAGAGATCCAATCTGAACATCCACCAGAGAGTCCACCCTGGGGAGAAGCCCTACGCTTGTGTTGACTGTAGGAAAGGGTTTAGCCACCAGACCACGCTTCGTATCCACAGGCGAACCCACATGAAAGAGAAACCATACACGTGTACTGaatgtgggaaaggcttcagcTAGACATCCCACCTGCATGTCCATCAGCACGTCCACAGGGGTGAAAAACCCTACAAGTGTCTTATCTGTGGTAAAGGCTTCAAACAGAGCTCCAACCTGCAGGTCCATCAGAGAGTCCACCGGGGAACAGTGCCCTCAAATCGCCCAGAGTGA